One genomic window of Candidatus Pseudobacter hemicellulosilyticus includes the following:
- the hisD gene encoding histidinol dehydrogenase: MKIYTNPGRDQWPALLQRPVADAFTLEQSVRNVLQAVKTGGDAAVRQFTEQFDTVTIDTLQVDPSAFQAAEAVLSPALKAAIEQARQNIETFHRQQLSGPEKISTMPGVTCWRKSVGIEKVGLYIPGGTAPLFSTILMLAVPAVLAGCKEIVLCSPPGKDGQLHPAILYAARLTGITKVFRIGGVQAIAALAYGTESVPRVYKLFGPGNQFVTCAKQLVQQEGLAIDMPAGPSEVAVYADETAHPAYVAADLLSQAEHGVDSQVLLVASSRSMLEAVQQELAKQLAVLPRAALAEKALANSTLIVMDNTANAMDLLNEYAAEHLILSCANASELAAQVVNAGSVFLGHYSPESVGDYASGTNHTLPTNGYARAYSGVSVDSFVRKITFQELTPEGLQQIGSTVMEMATAEGLEAHANAVRIRLQA, encoded by the coding sequence ATGAAAATCTATACTAATCCCGGGCGTGATCAGTGGCCTGCCCTCCTGCAGCGGCCGGTAGCCGATGCCTTTACGCTGGAGCAGTCGGTCCGCAATGTTTTGCAGGCCGTGAAAACGGGCGGTGATGCGGCTGTGCGGCAGTTCACCGAACAATTTGATACAGTAACTATCGATACCCTGCAGGTAGATCCATCCGCTTTCCAGGCAGCAGAAGCAGTGCTGAGCCCTGCATTGAAAGCTGCTATTGAGCAGGCCCGCCAGAATATTGAGACCTTCCACCGGCAGCAGCTCAGCGGGCCGGAGAAGATCAGCACCATGCCCGGCGTTACCTGCTGGCGCAAAAGCGTGGGCATTGAAAAAGTAGGACTCTATATTCCAGGCGGTACGGCGCCGCTGTTCTCCACCATCCTGATGCTGGCCGTGCCTGCCGTGCTGGCCGGCTGCAAAGAGATTGTACTCTGCTCGCCTCCCGGAAAGGATGGACAGCTGCACCCCGCCATCCTCTATGCCGCGCGTTTAACAGGCATCACCAAAGTTTTCCGCATTGGTGGCGTACAGGCCATTGCCGCTTTGGCCTATGGTACGGAATCAGTACCCAGGGTCTATAAATTGTTTGGACCGGGCAACCAGTTTGTCACCTGCGCCAAACAGCTGGTACAGCAGGAAGGGCTGGCTATTGATATGCCCGCCGGTCCCAGTGAGGTGGCGGTCTATGCAGATGAAACCGCCCATCCAGCCTATGTGGCGGCCGATCTGCTCAGCCAGGCCGAACATGGCGTAGACAGCCAGGTACTGCTGGTAGCCAGCTCCCGGTCGATGCTGGAAGCTGTTCAGCAGGAGCTGGCTAAACAACTGGCCGTGCTGCCCCGCGCAGCCCTGGCCGAAAAGGCCCTTGCCAACAGTACCCTGATTGTAATGGACAATACTGCCAACGCTATGGACCTGCTCAATGAATATGCTGCCGAGCACCTGATCCTGAGCTGCGCCAATGCCAGTGAACTGGCGGCGCAGGTTGTCAATGCCGGTTCTGTTTTCCTGGGGCATTATTCTCCGGAAAGCGTGGGCGATTATGCCAGCGGCACCAATCACACCCTGCCTACCAACGGGTATGCCCGTGCCTACAGTGGCGTGAGCGTTGACAGCTTTGTGCGCAAGATCACCTTCCAGGAACTGACACCGGAAGGCCTGCAGCAGATTGGATCAACAGTCATGGAGATGGCCACAGCCGAAGGGCTGGAAGCTCATGCCAATGCTGTGCGTATCCGGTTGCAGGCTTAA
- the hisC gene encoding histidinol-phosphate transaminase: MSFDINNLLRPNIKNLVPYSSARDEFKGEASVFLDANENSYGSPLMKWYNRYPDPLQKKVKAKLSEVKGVPADNIFIGNGSDECIDVLIRAFCEPGVDNIIICPPTYGMYEVSANINDVAVKKVPLTPQFQLDLPAIEEAVDDNTKIIFLCSPNNPTGNSLYREDIELVLNNYFGLVVLDEAYINFSRFRSFTQELEDYPGLVVMQTLSKAWGLAALRVGLAFASEEIINVMNKIKPPYNINQASQDLVLQALEEVGMVNDMIKEIVSQRDELAKALSGLSVVQQIYPSDANFLLVQVTDARGIYNYLLDKGIVVRDRSSVTLCEGCLRITIGTAAENAKLVKALGEFA; this comes from the coding sequence ATGAGTTTCGATATCAACAACCTCCTTCGGCCCAATATCAAAAACCTGGTACCTTATTCCTCTGCCCGCGATGAGTTCAAAGGCGAGGCCAGCGTTTTCCTGGATGCCAATGAAAACAGCTATGGCTCCCCGCTGATGAAATGGTATAACCGCTATCCTGATCCTTTGCAGAAAAAAGTGAAGGCTAAGCTCAGCGAGGTAAAGGGCGTACCGGCTGATAATATCTTTATCGGCAATGGCAGCGATGAATGCATTGATGTGCTGATCCGTGCTTTTTGTGAGCCGGGAGTAGATAATATTATTATCTGTCCGCCTACTTACGGCATGTACGAAGTAAGCGCTAATATCAATGATGTGGCTGTAAAGAAAGTGCCGCTCACGCCGCAGTTCCAGCTGGATCTTCCCGCTATTGAGGAAGCGGTGGATGATAATACAAAGATCATCTTCCTGTGTTCGCCCAATAATCCTACCGGCAACTCCCTGTACCGTGAGGATATTGAACTGGTGCTGAACAATTATTTCGGACTGGTGGTGCTGGATGAAGCCTATATCAATTTCTCCCGCTTCCGTTCGTTCACACAGGAACTGGAAGATTATCCCGGCCTGGTAGTGATGCAGACCCTGAGCAAAGCCTGGGGGCTGGCAGCCCTGCGGGTAGGATTGGCCTTTGCCTCCGAAGAGATCATCAACGTGATGAACAAGATCAAGCCGCCGTATAATATCAACCAGGCTTCACAGGACCTGGTGCTGCAAGCGCTGGAAGAAGTAGGCATGGTGAATGATATGATCAAGGAAATAGTATCCCAGCGGGATGAGCTGGCCAAAGCGCTTTCCGGCCTGTCTGTAGTGCAGCAGATCTATCCTTCCGATGCCAATTTCCTGCTGGTGCAGGTAACGGATGCCAGAGGCATTTACAATTACCTGCTGGACAAAGGCATCGTGGTGCGGGACCGCAGTTCCGTCACCCTCTGTGAAGGCTGTCTGCGGATCACTATAGGTACAGCAGCGGAAAATGCAAAGCTGGTAAAGGCGTTGGGGGAGTTTGCGTGA
- the hisG gene encoding ATP phosphoribosyltransferase — MNAVKLRIAIQKSGRLYEDSTKLLKECGIDLRNVKDRLKTESDNFPLEVFFLRDDDIPQYVEDGVADIGIVGENVLLEKNKLAEVVEKLGFGKCRLSVAIPRSEEYKGVTSLEGKRIATSYPFLVREFLKKNLVNAEIHEISGSVEIAPGIGLADVVADLVSSGGTLFMNGLKEVETILQSQAVLIRNNRLTEAQQQLLDKLLFRIRAVKKAQRTKYVLLNAPNEKLAEIIALLPGMKSPTVLPLAEAGWSSVHSVLSEDTFWDIIEQLKGAGAQGILVVPIEKMII; from the coding sequence ATGAACGCTGTAAAACTGCGCATCGCTATCCAGAAATCAGGCCGCCTTTATGAAGATTCAACTAAGCTCCTCAAAGAATGCGGGATCGACCTGCGGAATGTAAAAGACAGGTTGAAAACAGAGTCCGACAATTTCCCCCTTGAAGTGTTTTTCCTGCGGGACGACGATATTCCCCAGTACGTAGAAGACGGTGTGGCCGATATCGGTATCGTAGGAGAGAATGTCCTGCTGGAAAAGAACAAGCTGGCAGAAGTGGTGGAAAAGCTCGGCTTCGGCAAATGCCGCCTCTCTGTAGCCATTCCCCGTAGTGAGGAATACAAGGGCGTTACATCCCTTGAAGGCAAACGCATTGCCACCAGTTACCCCTTCCTGGTCCGTGAGTTCCTGAAGAAGAACCTGGTGAACGCAGAGATCCATGAGATCAGCGGTTCTGTAGAAATTGCTCCCGGCATCGGCCTGGCTGATGTGGTGGCCGACCTGGTCAGCAGTGGCGGCACCCTGTTCATGAACGGCCTTAAAGAGGTGGAAACCATCCTCCAGTCGCAGGCCGTACTGATCCGCAACAACCGGCTTACTGAAGCCCAGCAGCAACTGCTGGATAAGCTCCTGTTCCGTATCCGTGCCGTGAAAAAAGCACAGCGTACCAAATATGTACTGCTCAACGCGCCCAATGAAAAGCTGGCTGAGATCATCGCCCTGCTGCCCGGTATGAAAAGCCCTACTGTACTGCCACTGGCCGAAGCCGGCTGGAGCAGCGTACACAGCGTGCTGAGCGAAGACACTTTCTGGGATATCATTGAGCAACTGAAAGGCGCCGGCGCCCAGGGGATCCTGGTAGTGCCTATCGAAAAAATGATCATCTAA